DNA sequence from the bacterium genome:
ACCTGAAGTGTCCCGGCCGGAACGATGGCGGTCGGCTGTGGGGCGTGTACGGCGTATGCGGGATCAGTGGTAGGCATCCGGACCTCTCTCCTGGACCAGCCGCCAGCGACGGCGACAGCGTTAGGCCGGAGTTCGCCTGCCACCCGACCGGAACCTGCCTGACGGGCTGCGGCGGAATCGGCCCTGCAACCACTTCACAGTTCGGGGGCGAAGGGCTATAATGTGGCCCAAGCAGGCCAAGGAGGAGAAACGCACCATGCGGTTGTGCCTCTTGCTGAGCCCTATCGTCTTGACAATCGCGGCTGTCGCCTGCGCGGCGCCTGCGGGGCCACTTGTGGCCGGGACGGCTCCGGCCGGCGGGGGAGCGCTCTCGGCTGACGTCGTCGCCGGAGTGCACTGCCCGGATGACGTGTCGGTGTTGGCCACGATGCCGCCGGCCATTCCACCGACGATGCCGAACTACACGGCGCCGTATGACGAATGGCCGGACCCGGCGCTGGTGCCGGGCCGCCGCCCCGCCATGACGGCCGACATCTGCACCATCACATCACGTCGTCGCGGGACGCCCCACGCGACACCCATATGACCGACCACCGGTAGACCCATACTGTAGGTATGGGCTCGCGCCGCAAATGCCGCAGCCGCGGATTCGGGATCCGCGGGTTGTGTGTTACGTGGGCCTGCCTTGACCGGCGCGGCCCTCGTAATGTGAATCAGGAAGGGTCATGCTGCCCTTCTGCGAGATGGAAGTGAGCCAGATGCCCAAGATCGTTACCGAGTTGCCCGGCCCGAAGTCACAGGCCTACCTCGCCAAGTCGCGCCAGTACGAGCCCCAGTCCATGAGCGATCAGGTCCCCCTGGTGTGGGACCATGCCGAGGGCGTCCACATCTGGGACGTGGATGGCAATGAGTTCCTCGACTGGACCAGCGGCGTGCTGGTTACCAACGTCGGCCACTCGCACCCCAAGTACGTGGCCGAGGTGCAAGATCAGGCCGCCAAGCTCATCAACTGCTATGACTTCCTGTCCCAGCCGCGCGCGGACCTGGCTGAGAAGCTCGTCGCGATCACCCCGCCCCACCTGGATCGCTGCTTCCTCGTCACGACCGGGACTGACGCCACCGAGGCGGCCATGCGCATGGCCCGCCGCGCCTCCGACGGCTGGGAGATCATCGCCTTCCACAACGCCTTCCACGGCCGCACCTATGGCGCCGCCTCCGCCGGCGGTTCTGCGGGAGTGAAGAACGGCTTCGGGCCCATGCTGCCCGGCTTCATCCACGCCCCGTTCCCCTACTGCTACCGCTGCCAGTTCGGCCGCTGCCTGGAAGAGTGCGACACCTTCTGCCTCAAGTACCTGGACTACCTCATCAGCAAGGAGTCCTGCGGCGAGTTGTGCGCGGTCATTACCGAGCCCTATCAGGGCGGCGGCGGCTCGATCATCCCGCCCAAGGGCTACTTCGAGGGCCTCGACAAGTGGGCCAAGGACCGCGGTCTCATCTTCATCTTCGATGAGGTGCAGTCGTCCTTCGGGCGCACCGGCAAGATGTTCGCCTTCGAGCACTACGACATCAAGCCCGACCTCGTGACGCTCGGCAAGGGCCTCGGCAGTGGCGTGCCGTGCTCGGCGGTCATGGGCACCAGCGCCATCATGGACATCCTGCCCCCCGGCAGCATGGGCAGCACCAATGGCGGCAACCCGCTCTCCTCGCGCGCGGCGCTCACCGCCATCGGCATCATCGAGGAGGAGAAGCTGGTGGCCAACGCCGCGAGGATGGGCGAACTGTTTGGCGCCCGCTTCCAAGCCATCCAGAAGAAGCACGAGCAACTGGGCGACATCCGCGGCATGGGCCTCGTCTGGGGTCTGGAGCTGGTGACGGACGCGAAGTCCAGGACCCCGGATGCCGAGTTAACCCGCCGCGTCATTGACAACGCCTTCCAGCGCGGCCTGTGTGTGATCGCGCCCATCGGCGTCCACAAGAACGTCGTCCGCGTGGCCCCGCCGCTGGTCATCTCCGAGGCCGACGCGAATGAGTCACTGGACCTCTTCGAGGCGGCCTTCGAGGCGGCGCTGCAGTAGCCCTGCTCGGCAGCACGGTTGCGAACGCGGGGCGCGGCACTCAGCCGTGCCCCGCTTGACTCCCGAGCCGGCACGGAATACGATTTGCATGGAGGGAAGGAGCGGATGGTGTCTCCCATGGCGACCGCAACAACAATGAGTGCACGGGTGGAGGGCGGGCGACTGGTACTGCCGCCGGAGGCCCTGGACGAACTCGGCGTACACGACGGCGAGATGGTGCAGGTTGTCATCAGCGCCGAGGGTCTCACGATCCGCAGACCCCGGCGCCGCGACCTGAGCAAGTTCGTGGGTATTGCGCGGACGGAGGGTCTTCCCCGCACGACCGACGAGTACATGCGCGAGATCAGGCCCCGATGACCTACGCCCTCGACACTTCGGTGCTCCTGGACGTGTTCATGAACGATCCGACCTGGGTGGGGCCGTCGCAGCGCCTGCTAGAGAGCTTTGGGCCCGACGATGTGGCTATCGTCTGCCCTGAGGTCTACGCCGAGTTGGTGCCGTATTTCCCTCTGCCGGGCTCCCTGGACGTCCACCTGCGGCAACTATCCATAAACGTCATCCCTACCGATGAGCAGGTCGCCCGTGTGGCCGGTCCCCTGTGGGCCCGCTATCGTCGCGCCGGAGGCCCTCGCACCCGCATCGTCACCGACTTCATCGTGGCGGCCCATGCCCTCGTCCACGCGGACGCGCTCGTGACCCGTGACGACGGCTTCTCTCGCCAGCACTTCGCGGAGCTGCAGGTCATCGCCCCTGCGCCGCCGGACGACGCTCCGGCACACTGATCACCCCTCAGGTGCATTCCCATGGCTGCCTCACCCGCTGCCCTTGCCGACTTGCTCAACGCCGCCTATGCCGAATCCCGCGCGCTGCCACGCCTGGTGGCCTGGCCGGTGGAACGGCCGCTCCTGACCACCGATGACGTCCTGAAGGCGCGCGAGCACACGCCCGACGAGTTCGTCGTCGAGCGCGATGGTCGCGTTGTCAGTGGTGTGGCCGCCAGAGCCGGCCAGGACGGCACCGGCTACGTGGCCTGGTTCGTCACCCACCCTGACCACCGCCGCCAGGGCCTCGCCAGCGACTGCCTGCAGCGCGCCCTTGGCTTCCTCCGGGCGCAGGGCTGCAGCAAGGTCCAGACCGCCGCCTTCGTGGACTCCCGCGTCACCTCCGCCTGCGCCTTCCTGGAGCACCACGGCTTCACCGTCCGCGACCCTGAGCACCAGAACATCGTCATGCAGATTGACATGACGCAGTACGAGCCGGCGCCCATCGCGATGCCCGAGGGCTACCACATCGAGCCACTCCAGCCCGAGTGGGTGCCACAGTGGCTGCAGGTCAAGGACCGCGTCTTCGGCGGGACGAGCGCGCCCGACTGGTTCGAGAAGACGTTCAGCCACCGCTGGGACTTCGAGTGGGAGGGTTGGATGACGCTATGGCGCGGCGACGAGATGATCGGCATCTCGGGTGCGGACCTGTTCCGCGACCCCGCCCACCGTGAACACTACAGCGGGGCGCAGATCGAGTACGTGGGGATGGTGGAGGGCCACCGGGGCCTGCGTCTGGGCGAGATCATCGTGCGCGCCTGCCTGGACTACATCAAGGCGCGCGACCTCCCCTGCCAGCTCATCACCCAGCGGTTCCGTGTCCCGGCGGTTACGCTGTACGAGAAGCTCGGCTTCCGTTTCCAGCGCGAGAACCGCACGTACGAGAAGACGCTGTAGGCCATGAAGCCCCGCGAACTTGGCGTCCAGAGGCTCTTCGCCCGCATCGCGCCCCACTACGATCTGCTGAATACCATCATCAGCTTCGGGCTGCACAGCGGCTGGCGGCGGCACACGCTGCGCCTCCTGGCGCCGCGGCCGGGGGACCTGTGCCTCGATGTCGCGTCCGGCACGGGCGACTTCGCGGTGCGACTGGCGCGGCTGGGCGCGCGACCGGTGGCTCTGGACATGACGCTGGAGATGCTCGCCGTCGCACGGCAACGGGCGCCCGGGCTATGGATCGTCGCCGGCGATGCCTTCGCGCTGCCCTTCCCCGACGCCACCTTCGACTGCCTCACTGCCGGCTTCGGCTTCCGCCACGCGCGCGAGGACCTGCCGCTGATCCTGGCCGAGCTGCGGCGGGCGCTCAAGCCCGGCGGCCGTTGCGCCTGTCTCGAGCTGTCCCATCCCCCGCAGCGCCTGTGGCGCTGGCTGACCGGCCTGTACATCCGGATGCTCCTGCCGATCATCGGCAGCTGC
Encoded proteins:
- a CDS encoding aspartate aminotransferase family protein, whose amino-acid sequence is MLPFCEMEVSQMPKIVTELPGPKSQAYLAKSRQYEPQSMSDQVPLVWDHAEGVHIWDVDGNEFLDWTSGVLVTNVGHSHPKYVAEVQDQAAKLINCYDFLSQPRADLAEKLVAITPPHLDRCFLVTTGTDATEAAMRMARRASDGWEIIAFHNAFHGRTYGAASAGGSAGVKNGFGPMLPGFIHAPFPYCYRCQFGRCLEECDTFCLKYLDYLISKESCGELCAVITEPYQGGGGSIIPPKGYFEGLDKWAKDRGLIFIFDEVQSSFGRTGKMFAFEHYDIKPDLVTLGKGLGSGVPCSAVMGTSAIMDILPPGSMGSTNGGNPLSSRAALTAIGIIEEEKLVANAARMGELFGARFQAIQKKHEQLGDIRGMGLVWGLELVTDAKSRTPDAELTRRVIDNAFQRGLCVIAPIGVHKNVVRVAPPLVISEADANESLDLFEAAFEAALQ
- a CDS encoding type II toxin-antitoxin system VapC family toxin, which encodes MTYALDTSVLLDVFMNDPTWVGPSQRLLESFGPDDVAIVCPEVYAELVPYFPLPGSLDVHLRQLSINVIPTDEQVARVAGPLWARYRRAGGPRTRIVTDFIVAAHALVHADALVTRDDGFSRQHFAELQVIAPAPPDDAPAH
- a CDS encoding GNAT family N-acetyltransferase; protein product: MAASPAALADLLNAAYAESRALPRLVAWPVERPLLTTDDVLKAREHTPDEFVVERDGRVVSGVAARAGQDGTGYVAWFVTHPDHRRQGLASDCLQRALGFLRAQGCSKVQTAAFVDSRVTSACAFLEHHGFTVRDPEHQNIVMQIDMTQYEPAPIAMPEGYHIEPLQPEWVPQWLQVKDRVFGGTSAPDWFEKTFSHRWDFEWEGWMTLWRGDEMIGISGADLFRDPAHREHYSGAQIEYVGMVEGHRGLRLGEIIVRACLDYIKARDLPCQLITQRFRVPAVTLYEKLGFRFQRENRTYEKTL
- a CDS encoding ubiquinone/menaquinone biosynthesis methyltransferase yields the protein MKPRELGVQRLFARIAPHYDLLNTIISFGLHSGWRRHTLRLLAPRPGDLCLDVASGTGDFAVRLARLGARPVALDMTLEMLAVARQRAPGLWIVAGDAFALPFPDATFDCLTAGFGFRHAREDLPLILAELRRALKPGGRCACLELSHPPQRLWRWLTGLYIRMLLPIIGSCVDRDAYQYLSASLQGYPNAEQLADLFAQAGFDHCTYELLAGGVAAIHVASVADLPGT